In one Capra hircus breed San Clemente chromosome 22, ASM170441v1, whole genome shotgun sequence genomic region, the following are encoded:
- the SLC41A3 gene encoding solute carrier family 41 member 3 isoform X2 gives MKDLLTLVPPLVGLKGNLEMTLASRLSTAANTGQVDDPQEQYRVVSSNLALVQVQAAVVGLLAAVAALLLGLASGQGLDVVEAQVLCASSVLTASLAACALGTLMVCIVVGARKLGVNPDNIATPIAASLGDLITLSLLAVVSSFFYRHRDSQYLTPLVCVGFAALTPACVLVAKQNPPVVRILKFGWFPIVLAMLVSSLGGLILNKTLSRPQFRGMAVFAPIICGVGGNLVAIQTSRISTHLHLWGTPGVLPLWMKKCWPNPCSTFCSSEINATSARVLLVLVVPGHLAFFSIVSLLEGQSVPSERTFVLLYLLAGLVQVTILLHLADVAVRLAWRRALDPDDHCIPYLTGLGDLLGTGLLALCFLAHGLLRTGVQPGGPLDLAPGPS, from the exons ATGAAGGACCTGCTGACCTTGGTGCCGCCCCTGGTGGGCCTGAAGGGCAACCTGGAGATGACGCtggcctcgaggctttccactgcg GCCAACACCGGGCAGGTCGATGACCCCCAGGAGCAGTACAGGGTGGTGAGCAGCAACCTGGCCCTCGTGCAG GTGCAGGCTGCCGTGGTGGGGCTCCTGGCTGCGGTGGCAGCCCTGCTGCTGGGCCTGGCCTCCGGCCAGGGGCTGGATGTGGTGGAGGCCCAGGTGCTGTGCGCCAGCAGCGTCCTCACCGCCTCCCTGGCGGCCTGCGCCCTGG GGACACTGATGGTCTGCATCGTGGTCGGCGCGCGGAAGCTGGGGGTCAACCCGGACAACATCGCCACGCCCATCGCGGCCAGCCTGGGCGACCTCATCACgctctccctgctggctgtggtcAGCAGCTTCTTCTACAGACACAGAG ACAGCCAGTACCTGACGCCGCTGGTCTGCGTTGGCTTCGCGGCGCTCACCCCCGCCTGCGTCCTCGTCGCCAAGCAGAACCCACCCGTCGTGAGGATCCTCAAGTTCGGCTGGTTCCCCATCGTCCTGGCGATGCTCGTCAGCAG CCTCGGGGGGCTCATCTTGAACAAGACCCTGTCCCGGCCGCAGTTCAGAGGCATGGCCGTCTTTGCCCCCATCATCTGTG GTGTTGGAGGCAACCTGGTGGCCATTCAGACCAGCCGGATCTCCACGCACCTGCACCTGTGGGGCACGCCCGGGGTCCTGCCCCTCTGGATGAAGAAATGCTGGCCCAACCCCTGCTCCACGTTCTGCAGCTCAG AAATTAACGCCACGTCGGCCCGCGTCCTGCTGGTGCTTGTGGTGCCCGGCCACCTGGCCTTCTTCTCCATCGTCTCCCTGCTGGAGGGCCAGTCAGTCCCAAGCGAGAGGACCTTTGTGCTCCTGTACCTGCTGGCGGGCCTGGTCCAG GTGACAATCCTGCTGCACCTGGCTGACGTGGCGGTCCGGCTGGCGTGGCGGCGGGCCCTGGATCCAGATGACCACTGCATTCCGTACCTTACAGGGCTTGGCGACCTGCTGGGCACCGGCCTGCTGGCACTTTGCTTCCTTGCCCACGGGCTGCTGCGGACTGGGGTGCAGCCGGGCGGCCCCCTGGACCTGGCACCTGGACCCTCCTAG
- the SLC41A3 gene encoding solute carrier family 41 member 3 isoform X1, with amino-acid sequence METRQRRPEELGLLQALSAGSGPDSPRAAPTPPGPELSRETAWSIGSQVTLPFLFAGLGLSGAGILLHYFQHWPVFTEMKDLLTLVPPLVGLKGNLEMTLASRLSTAANTGQVDDPQEQYRVVSSNLALVQVQAAVVGLLAAVAALLLGLASGQGLDVVEAQVLCASSVLTASLAACALGTLMVCIVVGARKLGVNPDNIATPIAASLGDLITLSLLAVVSSFFYRHRDSQYLTPLVCVGFAALTPACVLVAKQNPPVVRILKFGWFPIVLAMLVSSLGGLILNKTLSRPQFRGMAVFAPIICGVGGNLVAIQTSRISTHLHLWGTPGVLPLWMKKCWPNPCSTFCSSEINATSARVLLVLVVPGHLAFFSIVSLLEGQSVPSERTFVLLYLLAGLVQVTILLHLADVAVRLAWRRALDPDDHCIPYLTGLGDLLGTGLLALCFLAHGLLRTGVQPGGPLDLAPGPS; translated from the exons ATGGAGACCCGCCAGCGCCGGCCGGAGGAGCTGGGGCTGCTGCAGGCCCTCAGCGCGGGGAGCGGCCCCGACAGCCCGAGGGCGGCGCCCACACCCCCGGGGCCTGAGCTCAGCAGGGAGACCGCCTGGTCCATCGGCAGCCAGGTGACCCTGCCCTTCCTGTTTGCGGGCCTGGGGCTGTCTGGAGCAGGCATCCTCCTGCACTATTTCCAG CACTGGCCCGTGTTCACGGAGATGAAGGACCTGCTGACCTTGGTGCCGCCCCTGGTGGGCCTGAAGGGCAACCTGGAGATGACGCtggcctcgaggctttccactgcg GCCAACACCGGGCAGGTCGATGACCCCCAGGAGCAGTACAGGGTGGTGAGCAGCAACCTGGCCCTCGTGCAG GTGCAGGCTGCCGTGGTGGGGCTCCTGGCTGCGGTGGCAGCCCTGCTGCTGGGCCTGGCCTCCGGCCAGGGGCTGGATGTGGTGGAGGCCCAGGTGCTGTGCGCCAGCAGCGTCCTCACCGCCTCCCTGGCGGCCTGCGCCCTGG GGACACTGATGGTCTGCATCGTGGTCGGCGCGCGGAAGCTGGGGGTCAACCCGGACAACATCGCCACGCCCATCGCGGCCAGCCTGGGCGACCTCATCACgctctccctgctggctgtggtcAGCAGCTTCTTCTACAGACACAGAG ACAGCCAGTACCTGACGCCGCTGGTCTGCGTTGGCTTCGCGGCGCTCACCCCCGCCTGCGTCCTCGTCGCCAAGCAGAACCCACCCGTCGTGAGGATCCTCAAGTTCGGCTGGTTCCCCATCGTCCTGGCGATGCTCGTCAGCAG CCTCGGGGGGCTCATCTTGAACAAGACCCTGTCCCGGCCGCAGTTCAGAGGCATGGCCGTCTTTGCCCCCATCATCTGTG GTGTTGGAGGCAACCTGGTGGCCATTCAGACCAGCCGGATCTCCACGCACCTGCACCTGTGGGGCACGCCCGGGGTCCTGCCCCTCTGGATGAAGAAATGCTGGCCCAACCCCTGCTCCACGTTCTGCAGCTCAG AAATTAACGCCACGTCGGCCCGCGTCCTGCTGGTGCTTGTGGTGCCCGGCCACCTGGCCTTCTTCTCCATCGTCTCCCTGCTGGAGGGCCAGTCAGTCCCAAGCGAGAGGACCTTTGTGCTCCTGTACCTGCTGGCGGGCCTGGTCCAG GTGACAATCCTGCTGCACCTGGCTGACGTGGCGGTCCGGCTGGCGTGGCGGCGGGCCCTGGATCCAGATGACCACTGCATTCCGTACCTTACAGGGCTTGGCGACCTGCTGGGCACCGGCCTGCTGGCACTTTGCTTCCTTGCCCACGGGCTGCTGCGGACTGGGGTGCAGCCGGGCGGCCCCCTGGACCTGGCACCTGGACCCTCCTAG
- the SLC41A3 gene encoding solute carrier family 41 member 3 isoform X3, giving the protein MVVTRLSLELRFQGGRLRGVRCELARWPRGASPEPAARILGQVLVPVLLSGLGVVAAGLLMNRVQHWPVFTEMKDLLTLVPPLVGLKGNLEMTLASRLSTAANTGQVDDPQEQYRVVSSNLALVQVQAAVVGLLAAVAALLLGLASGQGLDVVEAQVLCASSVLTASLAACALGTLMVCIVVGARKLGVNPDNIATPIAASLGDLITLSLLAVVSSFFYRHRDSQYLTPLVCVGFAALTPACVLVAKQNPPVVRILKFGWFPIVLAMLVSSLGGLILNKTLSRPQFRGMAVFAPIICGVGGNLVAIQTSRISTHLHLWGTPGVLPLWMKKCWPNPCSTFCSSEINATSARVLLVLVVPGHLAFFSIVSLLEGQSVPSERTFVLLYLLAGLVQVTILLHLADVAVRLAWRRALDPDDHCIPYLTGLGDLLGTGLLALCFLAHGLLRTGVQPGGPLDLAPGPS; this is encoded by the exons ATGGTGGTCACCCGGCTGAGCCTGGAGCTCCGCTTCCAGGGCGGGAGGCTTCGAGGTGTGCGCTGCGAGCTTGCCCGCTGGCCCCGGGGGGCATCCCCCGAGCCCGCCGCCAGAATCCTGGGCCAGGTCCTGGTACCAGTGCTGCTGTCTGGCCTGGGTGTGGTGGCGGCCGGGCTGCTGATGAACCGCGTGCAG CACTGGCCCGTGTTCACGGAGATGAAGGACCTGCTGACCTTGGTGCCGCCCCTGGTGGGCCTGAAGGGCAACCTGGAGATGACGCtggcctcgaggctttccactgcg GCCAACACCGGGCAGGTCGATGACCCCCAGGAGCAGTACAGGGTGGTGAGCAGCAACCTGGCCCTCGTGCAG GTGCAGGCTGCCGTGGTGGGGCTCCTGGCTGCGGTGGCAGCCCTGCTGCTGGGCCTGGCCTCCGGCCAGGGGCTGGATGTGGTGGAGGCCCAGGTGCTGTGCGCCAGCAGCGTCCTCACCGCCTCCCTGGCGGCCTGCGCCCTGG GGACACTGATGGTCTGCATCGTGGTCGGCGCGCGGAAGCTGGGGGTCAACCCGGACAACATCGCCACGCCCATCGCGGCCAGCCTGGGCGACCTCATCACgctctccctgctggctgtggtcAGCAGCTTCTTCTACAGACACAGAG ACAGCCAGTACCTGACGCCGCTGGTCTGCGTTGGCTTCGCGGCGCTCACCCCCGCCTGCGTCCTCGTCGCCAAGCAGAACCCACCCGTCGTGAGGATCCTCAAGTTCGGCTGGTTCCCCATCGTCCTGGCGATGCTCGTCAGCAG CCTCGGGGGGCTCATCTTGAACAAGACCCTGTCCCGGCCGCAGTTCAGAGGCATGGCCGTCTTTGCCCCCATCATCTGTG GTGTTGGAGGCAACCTGGTGGCCATTCAGACCAGCCGGATCTCCACGCACCTGCACCTGTGGGGCACGCCCGGGGTCCTGCCCCTCTGGATGAAGAAATGCTGGCCCAACCCCTGCTCCACGTTCTGCAGCTCAG AAATTAACGCCACGTCGGCCCGCGTCCTGCTGGTGCTTGTGGTGCCCGGCCACCTGGCCTTCTTCTCCATCGTCTCCCTGCTGGAGGGCCAGTCAGTCCCAAGCGAGAGGACCTTTGTGCTCCTGTACCTGCTGGCGGGCCTGGTCCAG GTGACAATCCTGCTGCACCTGGCTGACGTGGCGGTCCGGCTGGCGTGGCGGCGGGCCCTGGATCCAGATGACCACTGCATTCCGTACCTTACAGGGCTTGGCGACCTGCTGGGCACCGGCCTGCTGGCACTTTGCTTCCTTGCCCACGGGCTGCTGCGGACTGGGGTGCAGCCGGGCGGCCCCCTGGACCTGGCACCTGGACCCTCCTAG